CCCGGGCTTGATTCTCTGCCAGTCACTCCACCTTTCCTGCCAACCCGCTCCACCCTCATAATACCTTTCTCGCTGCCGAGCAGATAGACCGAGTCCCTGCGGGGGTCGTCGCATAAGCCAACAGCTTGGGTCGATTTTACCATCCGGCGGGTCCTCAGATGATCTCTCATAGAGCTCAATTCCCTTAGTGAATGGCTTTAGCCCGGATGCCATCCTATGTCTATTTACGGCAAGTCTCCAAGAGCTGATCTTGGGAGTTTGGGTTGCCCGATGACTGGGGTTGGGATACTTCGGACCCCGGGAAAGAGCTGATTTTGGGGCTGGATATGGGACATTGAATCGCGGATCCCCCCAGAGTCGCCTCTTTTCAGTGGGGACGCGGGAGACTGGATCAAAAACGATCCAGGTTTTTCTATTCAACCAATGATTTGCAAGCAGAGCGAAGTGAAATGGCCGTTGCCCTGGAGTTAATTGGTCCGAGATCCACTCCAGTCTCCGGTCCAAGTTGGATATTAATCGCACCTCCCAACTGCTCCAGTCTTTGGTTTCCGTTACAAAATGCGGCATTCTCCTTATAGAGGAGCGCTCCTTCTTTTGAAGATCTGGTTTCTTGCCCTTTGTTTGAGTCTTGACGGCTGAAGCTGGAATTCCCATTGAATCTTCTTGCCAGGTAAGAAGTGTTGGACGACGGAATGGAGTCGAATGACCGCGCAGGATTGGCAAGGAACTCCATTGATTCCGTGCATTCATGTCACTTTTGTATCCATTCAAAGATGCATGTCGCCTGACCTTGAACTGGTGCTCAGAGTTGCAGAGAATTAGGTCGCTAATATCCGAGGATGATGTCCATTTTCGATtttgttgatattgatattgatatgcACGTTCAAATGCAGTACTATCGAGCGAGAGACTCCTCAATAATGCAGACTGCGGGCTTCCCGGAGGTCCTGCGGGGAGAGTGTGAGTACTGTATCCAATGCATTTGAGTGTCTGCACCCCCATCCGAGCAGACCAAACTTGGTACTTGCGCGAGCGACGAAATACTGGCGATATATCAGGAATGGATTCTTCACTGCCGATATTCTGAGGGTTCAAGTCTCGACATAAATGTGTGGGTATCGGGTCACCTTTACGCTGCGCAAGGCATGGCATAGAAAAGCTGTGTGGCGACGACTGGGTATAATGCATAAATCTCAGCGGGACGCGGCTGGTACTCTGGTAAAGGGGGGACCGCGGGAACGTGCGGAAGGTTTGCCTAGCAGGTGGTACAACATGTGAGCTTGTATCTGATCCGAGCTTTTCAGAAAACCTAGCACGCTGTAACCGAGGTGCTGTAGAATATCTCGATGAAAGCCTACTGTGGAGGCCTTCCCGTGAAGATCCATTTGTACATGTAGGCCCTCGAATGGGAGTAGCCAGAGACTGAGAGCCAACAGGAGGCAAAAGTGCTCCAGTCGCAAAAGGGGAGGCTGACCCTGGGCCAGGATTTGATCTAGGCATAGGACGGGAAGGACTTGTATGGTTCCATATGGCGTCAGCCATTTCAGAATCATAGCATGTATTCCATTTAGGCACCTGGTGTTGTTCTCTCTCTGGATATGCTCTTTCTGGATATGCTCTTTCTGGATATGCACCGAGTTCTCTTTGACGGGGATCCGGATCCCACCATACCCATTCGATATCGGTACTCGCTGAGCTCCAAGAAGTCCAACTGCGTAGCTTTGCCATAAATTTGCGGACAAGTTGCTTGTTGGCCTCGTGTCGCTGAGAGGGCACCCAGCCGTACCAGGTTTTTGCGTAGCGAGTCGATGGGGGGTTTCCCTTTCTCAAGACTCTGGCCTTTGTAAATGAACGAAGGAAGCGAGGGAGTTTCCAGATAAGGACGGTAAGGATAAAGATGCCGACTGTTCCAGCGAGTAGCTGAAGGAAAAGCTTGCGGGGAATAAACGATGTGGCCTGGACAGGCGTAACTGGGGGTGCAATCAGAGTTGGGCGGATCAGAGTCGTAGGTGGAGGCCGGTAAAGGACAGGTGCCATCTGATGAATGTAGATTCACGCAGTAAGGTAGGCATTCTGATAACAATATGGAGGCTGAAGGTGGATATGTTTGTCGGGCCTCTATTGTGTCGGAGTGAGAGTGTCATCGCGATGGATGGGCGACGTAGAGGGCAGGAGGGCCTTTCCTCGCCGGCCACTTCGCAGCCATCCCCGTTCAGGTACATAACAGCTCTTATGCCCGAGTTATTCCCTCCCGCGACGCCAATTTGTCCCTGGATGGTTGACCGCGAAGTATATCTCCTCGCCAAGCTGAACACCATCGGCATTGGACCGGTGCTCATTGCAAATGTTACCTTTATTGGAAGTCTAATGCTCTAAATGCAGACTGTGCTATATCAGGTGATTGAGTGTGCTGCCTCACTCTGCTGCCTCACTCTGCCGCCTcacttctccttcctccctcGTACAGCAGTGATGCCTCACTATTCACTCAAGTCCAGTCCGAGCCATTAACTCTGCAAAAAGAGCACTGATCCGCGCTGTTAGCATGTCCTTTTGATAAGCCCTgggatttttcttttttcttttttttcggGGCTTACTGACTGCTATTCCAGCTCTTGTCGCGCCTCCCCGGGCTTTGGCTTGATCTAGTCCAGTACTGTTGTTGCACATGTTTAGTACTCTGAAGCCTCAACGGCGGCAAAAAGTCACTTATTATACCCATTGCAGGACGTCTGGTCGCTGGAGTTTATGGAGCTGACTTTATTCGCATACTTGTTCCCTTCTTCGGTCGATC
This region of Aspergillus puulaauensis MK2 DNA, chromosome 5, nearly complete sequence genomic DNA includes:
- a CDS encoding uncharacterized protein (COG:S;~EggNog:ENOG410PX1Z), which gives rise to MADAIWNHTSPSRPMPRSNPGPGSASPFATGALLPPVGSQSLATPIRGPTCTNGSSREGLHSRLSSRYSTAPRLQRARFSEKLGSDTSSHVVPPARQTFRTFPRSPLYQSTSRVPLRFMHYTQSSPHSFSMPCLAQRKGDPIPTHLCRDLNPQNIGSEESIPDISPVFRRSRKYQVWSARMGVQTLKCIGYSTHTLPAGPPGSPQSALLRSLSLDSTAFERAYQYQYQQNRKWTSSSDISDLILCNSEHQFKVRRHASLNGYKSDMNARNQWSSLPILRGHSTPFRRPTLLTWQEDSMGIPASAVKTQTKGKKPDLQKKERSSIRRMPHFVTETKDWSSWEVRLISNLDRRLEWISDQLTPGQRPFHFALLANHWLNRKTWIVFDPVSRVPTEKRRLWGDPRFNVPYPAPKSALSRGPKYPNPSHRATQTPKISSWRLAVNRHRMASGLKPFTKGIELYERSSEDPPDGKIDPSCWLMRRPPQGLGLSARQRERYYEGGAGWQERWSDWQRIKPGYRIRKAIYEGRVNRTRAKEIAHGVAQYCRQVTSRFNDSDANRWLDVREELPTDESS